A region of Vigna radiata var. radiata cultivar VC1973A unplaced genomic scaffold, Vradiata_ver6 scaffold_48, whole genome shotgun sequence DNA encodes the following proteins:
- the LOC106752842 gene encoding protein G1-like1, which yields MSAAVAAAAAAAAMSGYHNSTRRQHTDHDLPLPSQRVCVPPPLSRYESQKRRDWNTFGQYLKNHRPPLTLSRCSGAHVLEFLRYLDQFGKTKVHAEACAYYGNSHPPGPCSCPLKQAWGSLDALIGRLRAAFEEHGGAPEMNPFGTRAVRLYLREVRDAQAKARGIAYEKKKRKKAETQDDVMSMMGSSDATYCGYGAAFLPQQLLSDSNGITSSSSIPDGLSYFSSNSAFN from the coding sequence ATGTCCGCCGCCGTGGCCGCCGCCGCCGCTGCCGCCGCCATGTCGGGGTACCACAACTCCACTCGGAGACAACACACTGATCACGACTTGCCCTTACCGTCGCAGCGAGTGTGCGTGCCCCCTCCTCTGAGCAGGTACGAGTCCCAGAAGCGGCGCGACTGGAACACCTTTGGGCAGTACCTCAAGAACCACCGTCCACCCTTGACCCTCTCCCGCTGCAGCGGCGCCCACGTGCTGGAGTTCCTCCGCTACCTGGACCAGTTCGGAAAAACCAAGGTGCACGCGGAAGCCTGCGCCTACTACGGAAACTCCCACCCGCCTGGTCCCTGCTCGTGTCCCTTGAAGCAGGCCTGGGGCAGCCTGGACGCGCTGATCGGGAGGCTACGCGCGGCATTCGAGGAGCACGGCGGCGCTCCGGAGATGAACCCGTTCGGGACACGCGCGGTGAGGCTGTACCTGAGGGAAGTTCGCGACGCGCAGGCGAAGGCGAGAGGCATAGCgtatgagaagaagaagagaaagaaggcTGAAACGCAGGATGATGTGATGAGCATGATGGGTTCAAGTGATGCCACTTACTGTGGTTATGGTGCTGCCTTTCTTCCTCAGCAGCTCCTCTCTGATTCAAATGGGataacttcttcttcttctatcccTGATGGCCTTTCCTATTTCTCTTCCAACTCTGCCTTCAATTGA
- the LOC106752808 gene encoding uncharacterized protein LOC106752808: protein MANTGLPFQVPMLTKSNYDNWSLRMKGHTEPENVESLSQAQKDSLRDLRKRDKKALCLIYQGLNEDTFEKISGVKSAKEAWEKLKISYKGTNQVKRVRLQTLRGEFEALHMKEGELVSDYFSRFLTITNNLKRNGEKLDDVRIMEKILRSLDPKFEHIVTIIEETKDLEAMKIEQLLGSLQAYEEKKKKKEEIVEQVFKVHIDSRKEENAHNQPRRSFSQEQGRGRAYGRGQGRKPNNNNQRGENSNRGRGRRNLNSRAPNKSKVEEKVNYAEERCQEDGILLLAYKGQDKGEDNQWYLDSGTSNHMCGKRSMFVELDESVKGNVAFGDESKVAVKGKVMAYNVSRCATKTNHGFGIFDLAILSLKD from the exons ATGGCAAATACCGGACTTCCCTTTCAAGTCCCAATGCTCACTAAGAGCAACTATGACAATTGGAGCTTAAGGATG AAGGGCCACACCGAGCCAGAGAATGTAGAAAGTCTTTCCCAAGCTCAAAAAGATAGCTTGAGAGACTTAAGGAAGAGAGACAAGAAAGCTCTTTGTCTAATCTATCAAGGATTAAATGAAGATACTTTTGAGAAGATTTCTGGAGTCAAGTCAGCCAAGGAAGCATGGGAGAAGCTTAAGATCTCTTACAAGGGAACAAATCAAGTCAAAAGGGTACGTCTTCAAACTTTGAGAGGAGAGTTTGAAGCTTTGCATATGAAGGAAGGTGAACTAGTCTCCGATTACTTTTCAAGATTTTTAACGATTACTAATAACCTAAAAAGAAATGGTGAGAAGCTAGATGATGTAAGAATTATGGAGAAAATTCTTAGATCACTAGATCCAAAGTTTGAACATATTGTCACAATTATCGAAGAAACAAAAGACTTGGAGGCGATGAAAATAGAGCAGCTTCTTGGTTCATTGCAAgcttatgaagaaaagaaaaagaagaaggaagagattGTGGAGCAAGTCTTCAAGGTACACATtgattcaagaaaagaagaaaatgcacACAACCAACCAAGGCGGAGTTTTAGTCAAGAACAAGGACGAGGGCGTGCATATGGACGTGGACAAGGACGAAAGCCTAACAACAATAACCAAAGAGGAGAAAACTCTAACAGAGGTCGTGGGAGAAGAAATCTGAATTCAAG AGCCCCTAACAAAAGTAAAGTCGAAGAGAAAGTCAATTATGCTGAAGAAAGGTGTCAAGAAGATGGCATCTTGTTATTGGCTTACAAGGGCCAAGATAAAGGCGAGGATAATCAGTGGTACCTTGACAGTGGAACAAGTAACCATATGTGTGGGAAAAGAAGCATGTTCGTAGAGCTTGACGAATCAGTAAAGGGAAACGTGGCTTTTGGAGATGAATCAAAGGTGGCGGTGAAAGGAAAAG TGATGGCCTACAATGTCTCAAGATGTGCTACAAAGACCAATCATGGCTTTGGCATCTTCGATTTGGCCATCTTAAGTTTAAAGGATTAG